The nucleotide window GCGAGTTCGGGCGTGAGTCCGACCTCGTCGCCGAGCGGCAGGTGCACCAGGACGACCAGCCGCAGCCGTCCGGCCTCCGGGATGACGATCTCGGGGGCCGCGCAGGCGACGATGCCGTCGAGGAGGACGGGGGTGCCGTCGTCCAGTGCGGCGAGGGTGCGGGCCAGTTCGTCGCGGGCCGGGGCGGCCGGCTGGGGCCAGCTGCCGTCGATGGCGTGCTTGTGGACCTGCCAGCCGAAGCCGGGCAGGTCGAGGCTGACCCGGGCGTCGTAGACGTTGCCGCCGCTCGGCACGGTCGGGTCGTCCACCGCGCCGGGCATCACGAAGTGCAGGGCGCGCAGGGACATGGGGATGATGTCGGCGTACGGGTTCACAGGGCACGCTCGTAACTCGCCCAGGCGACGTGCGACTCGTGCAGGGTGACGGTGATGCCGGCCAGGCCGCGGGCGCCCTCGCCCAGTGCTCCCTTTTCGACGCGTTCGGCGAGGCGGTCGGCGACGACCTTCGCCAGGAACTCCGTCGAGGTGTTGGTGTCCGCGAACACCGGCTCGTCGTCGAGGTTCCGGTAGTTCATCTCGGCCACCACCTCCCCGAGTTCCTTGGTGGCCAGTCCGATGTCGACGACGATGTTGTCGTCGTCCAGCTCGGCGCGGCGGAATGTGGCGTCCACGAGGAACGTCGCTCCGTGCAGGCGCTGCGCGGGTCCGAAGACCTCTCCGCGGAAGCTGTGGGCGATCATCAGGTGATCGCGGACGGTGATGCTGAACAACGGACGACCCTCCAGGTGCGGTGCGTCTGACCCCTCTGCCGGGGCGTGCCCTGTATTACGGCCGGTCCGTTCTCCGTGTTCACAGCGTTCGGGTCGGAGTTTCGGACGGGTTTCCCTCGGCAGGGTCGTCAGGACGACACGTGGTGCGAACTTGGTTACCGGCGTTGGGGTTTGGTCACTCGGTGTGCGGACGTGACCGTTTCGCGGGCGGCGTCGCCTCTCATGGCTCGTACCGCACCAGGTGACACATCGCCGTCGTCTCCCCCGTGGCGAGCCGGGCCATCGTCTCCGGCAGGTCCTCGAAGGCGCATTCGCCCGTGATCAGGGCGTCGAAGGCGGGATCGGCGAGGAGTTCGAGGGAGAGGGCGAGCCGGTCGGCGTACGTGCGGCGGGAGCTCCTGGCCGGTGAGACGGACCCGACCTGGCTGCTGCGGATGACGAGCCGGCGGGAGTGGAACGCCTCGCCGAGCGGCAGGGCGACCTTGCGGTCGCCGTACCAGCTCAGTTCGAGGACGGTCCCCTCCGGGGCGAGGAGTTCGAGGGCGCGGGAGAGCCCCGCCTCGGTGGCGCTCGCGTGGACGACGAGGTCGCGCTCGCCCGCGGCGTCCGCGGGGAGCGCGAAGTCGATGCCCAGCGCCCGTGCGAGTTCCGCGCGCGCCGGGTCGGCGTCGACCAGCTGGACGCGGGCGGCGGGGTACCGGGCGAGGAGTGCGGCGACGCTCGCGCCGACCATGCCCGCGCCGACCACGGAGATCCGGTCGCCGATCAGGGGCACCGCGTCCCAGAGGGCGTTGACGGCGGTCTCCACCGTGCCGGCGAGCACGGCGCGCGAGGCGGGCACGTTCCCGGGTACGGGTGTGACGGCGCTCGCGGGGACGACGTAGCGGCTCTGGTGCGGGTAGAGGCAGAAGACGGTCCGTCCGACGAGGCCGGCGGGCCCCTCCTCCACCGTCCCGACGTTCAGGTACCCGTACTTGACGGGGCCGGGGAAGTCGCCGTCCTGGAAGGGTGCCCGCATGGCGGCGTACTGGCTCTGCGGGACCCCGCCGCGGAAGACGAGCGTCTCGGTTCCGCGGCTCACCCCCGAGAAGAGTGTGCGCACCACGACCTCGTCCTCGGCGGGTTCGGGCAGGTGGGTGTCCCGGAGTTCGCCACGGCCGGGAGAGCCGAGCCAGAAGGCGCGGGCGGAGCGGTCCATTCGGCATCCTCCTGAGGAATTCATGTGAATCGGCTGAGCGGGGCGGCTGAACGATCGGGCGACGGGCCACGTACCGACCTTTGCGAAGCCGCGCACAAGGTACGCGGCAATGATCGTCCCTGTCACCTGGCCGGAGGATGTGCGGTGGCCCTGAACAACACGTACGACGCGAGGCTCTTGCAGCAGGAGACCGCCGTGGGAGCGGGCGTACAGCTTCTGCTGTTGACCGTGCTCGGCACGGCGATCGGCCTGGGCCCCGCGGGCTGGCTCACCGGGCTGGCGTTCGGACTCGCGACCTGGGCGGTGCTCTCACGCGCCCTGCACCGCACGCGGCCCCGCTCCTTCGGAGCCGCCAACCGCGTGACGCTGGGCCGGGCGACCCTCGTCGGCGGGGTGACCGCCCTGGTCGCCGACTCGTTCCAGAGCCCGCCGCCGGTCACGGTCCTGGTCGCGCTCACCGCGACGGCCCTGATCCTCGACGCGGTCGACGGCAAGGTCGCCCGCCGCACCGGTTCCTCCACGGCGCTGGGCGCGCGCTTCGACATGGAGGTCGACGCGTTCCTGATCCTGGTGCTCAGCGTGTACGTCGCCGCGGCGGTGGGGCCCTGGGCCCTCGTCATCGGCGGTATGCGGTACGCCTTCGTGGCCGCCGCCAGGTTCCTGCCCTGGCTGAACAACGCGCTCCCGCCGAGCACCGCCCGCAAGACCGTGGCCGCCCTCCAGGGCGTCCTGCTGCTGCTCGCCGGCTCGGGGATCCTTCCGTACGCCCTGACGTCCGGGGTCGTCGCCCTGGCGCTGGCCCTGCTGACCTGGTCGTTCGGCCGGGACATCGGCTGGCTGCGGCGCACGCGCGACTCCGCCGGGCACGAGGTGGAGCGGGTCGCGGTGGACCGCCCCCGCGAGACGGCGACGGTCGGCGCCCCGTAACCGGGCGCGCCCCGGGACGAGCACGGTCGTCGCCGAGCGCTGCAGCAGCCACGCCGGGGCGACCTGCTGCGGCGAGGCCTCCACGGCGCCGTCCCGGCGGACGGCCAGGTCGTACAGGTTCTGCACGGTGACGACGGGCGCGATGGACTGCGCCTCGGTCAGCCGGGCGTCGAAGACGGAACTGAGCCCGAGACCGCGGATCAGCCCCTCCTTCCGCAACCCGGCCAGGGCCCTGTCCCCGAACCACACCCCCGGTTCCAACCTCCTGCGGGCCGGTGTCGGGCCCGACGTCGACGACCCCCGGCTGGTGGAGCCGGTGGGCGAGCTGTCCGTACGCAGCGAGCGCTTCCGGCGGCTGTGGGGCCGGCACGAGGTGCACCCCACGCAGTCACGGGTCCTGCGGCTGCGTCACCCGAAGGCCGGCGACGGCCCGGACCGCGCCGGCTCCGGGCCGGCCTCCCACCCCACGTCCGGCTCCGGCTCCGGGTCCGGGTCCGGGTCCGGGTCCGGGTCCGGGTCCGGGTCCGGGTCCGGGTCCGGGTCCGGGTCCGGGTCCGGGTCCGGGTCCGGGTCCGGGTCCGGGTCCGGGTCCGGGTCCGGGTCCGGGTCCGGGTCCGGGGAACATCGGCCGGCCGGGGAGCGGTGACGGCCGGTCCCCCGGAGCCCGGACGCGTCAGCCCCGTACGCCGGGAGTGACCGCCGCGGTCTCCCGGTCCGGGTGCGCCGGGTCGCGGTCGGCGGCGGCCCGCGGCACGCCGGACATCCGGCGCACGTGCCGGACCGGGACGAGCAGCGCCGCCAGTGCCGCGGCGAGGCACAGCAGGGCCAGCAGGGTGAATCCGTGCGTGTAGCCGGCGGCCTCGGGCAGGCCCGAGGGCTGCAGGTGGCCGGTCACCAGGACGCCGGTCACCGCGGCGCCGACGGAGCCGCCGATGGTGCGGATGTTGGCGTTCATACCGGTCGCGGCCCCAGTCTGCTCGGCCGGGACACTGCCCACGATCAGGTTGGCCATCGAGGCGAACGCCAGGCCGATGCCGAGGCCGAACACACCGGACACGAAGGCCACCTGCCACTGCTCGTCGTGCCACAGGGCGAGGAACCCGCAGGCGACCGCGCCGAGCGCGGCGCCGGTCGTGAGCAGCCTCTTCGCGCCGACGACGGGCTCGAGCCGGCCGCTCAGGACGCCCGAGAAGAACATCGCGACGAGCATCGGCAGCATGAGCAGGCCGGACGCGGTCACGCTCGCCCCGAATCCGTATCCGGCGGAGCCGGGTGTCTGGACGAAGGCGGGCAGGAAGGACCAGATCGAGTACATGCCCGCGCCGAACAGCAGCGCCACGGTGTTGGTGGTCCACACGGCGGGCAGCCGCATGACCTTCAGGTCGATCAGCGGCGAGCGGGAACGCGCCTCGGAGAGCAGCCACAGGACGAAGAGGACGGCGGCCGCGGCGAACAGCCCGATCACCCGGGACGAGCCCCAGCCCCACCGGGTCGCCTGGCTGAGCGGCAGCAGCAGGGCCACCAGCCATGCCGACAGCAGGACGGCGCCGAGCCAGTTGACGCGGCCCTTCGCGCGCCGGGGCGACTCGGGGACGTACCGGAGGGCGATCAGCGCGGTGACCGCGACGACGCCGACGGGCAGCCAGAACAGCCACCGGTAGCCGAGCGCGGTCACGATGGGACCGGCCGCGACCATGCCGACACCGCCGCCGGCGGCGATGACGGCGGACAGGTTGCTGATGCTGGGGCTCACCCGGGCCGCGTCGAACTCGTCCCGGATGATGC belongs to Streptomyces sp. V3I8 and includes:
- a CDS encoding MFS transporter, coding for MPRKSTRLTFAVLATGAGVFSMLQSLIAPALPTVQHELHTSQSTATWVMTAYLLSASVFTPILGRVGDLIGKKRTLVAVLVTVLIGCLIAALAPTIGVLIVARVVQGMGGALFPLSFGIIRDEFDAARVSPSISNLSAVIAAGGGVGMVAAGPIVTALGYRWLFWLPVGVVAVTALIALRYVPESPRRAKGRVNWLGAVLLSAWLVALLLPLSQATRWGWGSSRVIGLFAAAAVLFVLWLLSEARSRSPLIDLKVMRLPAVWTTNTVALLFGAGMYSIWSFLPAFVQTPGSAGYGFGASVTASGLLMLPMLVAMFFSGVLSGRLEPVVGAKRLLTTGAALGAVACGFLALWHDEQWQVAFVSGVFGLGIGLAFASMANLIVGSVPAEQTGAATGMNANIRTIGGSVGAAVTGVLVTGHLQPSGLPEAAGYTHGFTLLALLCLAAALAALLVPVRHVRRMSGVPRAAADRDPAHPDRETAAVTPGVRG
- a CDS encoding CDP-alcohol phosphatidyltransferase family protein — encoded protein: MALNNTYDARLLQQETAVGAGVQLLLLTVLGTAIGLGPAGWLTGLAFGLATWAVLSRALHRTRPRSFGAANRVTLGRATLVGGVTALVADSFQSPPPVTVLVALTATALILDAVDGKVARRTGSSTALGARFDMEVDAFLILVLSVYVAAAVGPWALVIGGMRYAFVAAARFLPWLNNALPPSTARKTVAALQGVLLLLAGSGILPYALTSGVVALALALLTWSFGRDIGWLRRTRDSAGHEVERVAVDRPRETATVGAP
- a CDS encoding zinc-binding alcohol dehydrogenase, whose amino-acid sequence is MDRSARAFWLGSPGRGELRDTHLPEPAEDEVVVRTLFSGVSRGTETLVFRGGVPQSQYAAMRAPFQDGDFPGPVKYGYLNVGTVEEGPAGLVGRTVFCLYPHQSRYVVPASAVTPVPGNVPASRAVLAGTVETAVNALWDAVPLIGDRISVVGAGMVGASVAALLARYPAARVQLVDADPARAELARALGIDFALPADAAGERDLVVHASATEAGLSRALELLAPEGTVLELSWYGDRKVALPLGEAFHSRRLVIRSSQVGSVSPARSSRRTYADRLALSLELLADPAFDALITGECAFEDLPETMARLATGETTAMCHLVRYEP
- a CDS encoding 6-carboxytetrahydropterin synthase, translated to MFSITVRDHLMIAHSFRGEVFGPAQRLHGATFLVDATFRRAELDDDNIVVDIGLATKELGEVVAEMNYRNLDDEPVFADTNTSTEFLAKVVADRLAERVEKGALGEGARGLAGITVTLHESHVAWASYERAL